A single region of the Triticum dicoccoides isolate Atlit2015 ecotype Zavitan chromosome 2B, WEW_v2.0, whole genome shotgun sequence genome encodes:
- the LOC119366314 gene encoding phytosulfokine receptor 1-like codes for MGARCGLLGFLLVAAVLLRVRGAHALNQTCDADDLEALRAFSDGLDGKGAGAGLAGWGAGDGGSCCSWTGVSCDLGRVVGLDLSNRSLRGVISPSVASLGRLAALNLSRNSFRGQAPAGLGLLPGLRALDLSANALSGAFPSGGGGASGFTAIEVVNVSFNEFAGPHPAFPGAANLTVLDISGNRFSGSINTTALCGAAQNLTVLRFSGNAFSGDVPAGFGRCEALSELSLDGNGLAGSLPGDLYTMPELQRLSLQDNNLSGDLDNLGNLSQLVQIDLSYNKFTGFIPDVFGRLRKLESLNLATNGFNGTLPGSLSSCPALTVVSVRNNSLSGEITLNFSRLPRLNTFDAGSNRLSGNIPASLARCAELKTLNLARNKLDGEIPESFKNLSSLLYLSLTGNGFTNLSSALQVLQDLPKLTSLVLTNNFHGGETMPMDGIKGFTSMEVLVLANCALTGTIPPWLQTLENLSVLDISWNKLHGNIPRWLGSLNNLFYIDLSNNSFTGELPESFTQMKGLISSDGSSERASTEYVPLFIKKNSTGKGLQYNQVSSFPASLILSNNLLTGPVLPGFGHLVKLLVLDLNWNNFSGRIPDELSGMSSLEKLKLAHNDLSGSIPSSLTKLNFLSEFDVSYNNLTGDIPTGGQFSTFANEGFVGNSALCLLRNASCSKKARLVEAAHRKKSKASLAAVGVGTAVGVIFVLWITYVILARVVRSRMHERNPKAVANAEDSSGSANSSLVLLFQNNKDLSIEDILKSTNHFDQAYIVGCGGFGLVYKSTLPDGRKVAIKRLSGDYSQIEREFQAEVETLSRAQHENLVLLQGYCKIGNDRLLIYSYMENGSLDYWLHERTDSGALLDWQKRLRIAQGSARGLAYLHMSCEPRILHRDIKSSNILLDENFEAHLADFGLARLVCAYDTHVTTDVVGTLGYIPPEYAQSPIATYKGDIYSFGIVLLELLTGRRPVDMCRPKGSRDVVSWVLQMRKEDRETEVFHPNVHDKANEGELLRVLEIACLCVTAAPKSRPTSQQLVTWLDDIAENRSLIIQ; via the coding sequence aTGGGGGCCCGCTGCGGCCTGCTCGGCTTcctgctcgtcgccgccgtcctgcTCCGCGTCCGCGGCGCCCACGCCCTGAACCAGACGTGTGATGCGGATGACCTGGAGGCGCTCCGGGCCTTCTCCGATGGCCTGGACGGGAAGGGCGCCGGCGCCGGGCTGGCCGGGTGGGGCGCCGGCGACGGCGGGTCGTGCTGCTCCTGGACGGGCGTGTCCTGCGACCTCGGGAGGGTGGTTGGGCTGGATCTCTCCAACCGCAGCCTCCGCGGCGTCATCTCCCCCTCCGTCGCCTCCCTCGGCCGCCTCGCCGCGCTGAACCTCTCCCGGAACTCGTTCCGCGGCCAGGCGCCGGCGGGGCTCGGCCTGCTCCCCGGGCTGCGGGCGCTCGACCTCAGCGCCAACGCCCTCTCCGGCGCGTTcccgtcgggcggcggcggcgccagcggGTTCACGGCGATTGAGGTGGTGAACGTCTCCTTCAACGAGTTCGCGGGGCCGCACCCTGCGTTCCCCGGCGCGGCGAACCTGACGGTCCTCGACATCTCCGGCAACCGCTTCTCGGGCAGCATCAACACCACCGCGCTCTGCGGGGCCGCGCAGAACCTGACGGTCCTGCGGTTCTCGGGGAACGCGTTCTCTGGGGATGTCCCGGCTGGCTTCGGCCGGTGCGAGGCGCTCTCCGAGCTCTCTCTCGACGGCAATGGCCTCGCGGGGAGCCTGCCGGGTGACCTGTACACGATGCCTGAACTGCAGAGGCTGAGCTTACAGGACAACAACCTCTCCGGTGACCTCGACAACCTCGGTAACCTGTCGCAGCTTGTGCAGATTGACTTGTCATATAACAAATTCACCGGCTTCATCCCTGATGTGTTTGGGAGGTTGAGGAAGCTGGAGTCCTTAAACTTGGCAACCAatggcttcaatggcacattgccCGGTTCGCTGTCAAGCTGTCCAGCGCTGACAGTGGTCAGCGTAAGGAACAATTCGCTCTCCGGTGAGATCACACTCAACTTCAGCAGGCTGCCAAGGCTGAACACTTTCGATGCTGGGTCAAATAGGCTGAGTGGTAACATACCTGCTAGCCTCGCCCGGTGCGCCGAGCTGAAGACGCTGAACCTTGCTAGGAACAAGCTTGATGGGGAGATTCCGGAGAGCTTCAAGAATTTGAGTTCATTGTTGTACCTGTCGCTGACAGGCAACGGCTTCACGAACCTGTCATCGGCACTGCAGGTCTTGCAGGATCTGCCCAAATTGACCAGCTTGGTGCTCACCAACAATTTCCATGGGGGGGAGACGATGCCAATGGATGGCATCAAAGGGTTCACGAGCATGGAGGTGCTTGTCCTGGCGAACTGCGCGCTCACCGGCACGATCCCCCCTTGGCTGCAGACCCTTGAGAACCTCAGTGTGCTGGACATTTCGTGGAACAAGCTGCATGGTAACATCCCCCGATGGTTAGGCAGCCTGAACAATCTCTTCTACATTGATCTGTCAAACAATTCGTTCACCGGGGAACTCCCCGAGAGCTTTACACAGATGAAGGGTCTGATTTCAAGTGATGGCTCAAGTGAGCGGGCATCGACCGAGTACGTCCCGTTATTTATAAAGAAGAATTCAACCGGCAAGGGCCTGCAGTACAACCAAGTCAGCAGCTTCCCGGCGTCACTGATCCTCTCCAACAACTTGCTTACTGGGCCAGTATTGCCGGGGTTTGGCCATCTTGTGAAGCTTCTTGTACTGGACCTGAACTGGAACAACTTCTCAGGGCGAATTCCTGATGAATTGTCAGGCATGTCGAGCTTGGAAAAGTTGAAGTTGGCTCACAATGATCTCAGTGGGAGCATACCATCATCTCTGACGAAGCTGAATTTCCTCTCCGAGTTTGATGTGTCATACAATAATTTGACTGGAGATATCCCAACTGGAGGCCAGTTTTCGACATTTGCGAATGAAGGCTTTGTGGGCAATTCAGCACTCTGCCTTCTTCGGAATGCGTCCTGCTCCAAGAAGGCTCGACTTGTGGAAGCAGCACACCGTAAGAAGAGCAAAGCCAGCCTTGCTGCAGTTGGAGTAGGAACTGCAGTCGGGGTTATCTTTGTCTTGTGGATTACTTATGTGATTTTGGCAAGGGTTGTTCGTTCCAGGATGCACGAGCGCAATCCAAAGGCGGTTGCTAATGCTGAAGACTCCTCAGGTTCTGCTAACTCAAGCTTGGTGCTGCTTTTCCAGAACAATAAAGATCTCAGCATTGAGGACATCTTGAAGTCCACGAACCACTTTGATCAAGCATATATAGTTGGATGTGGTGGTTTTGGCCTCGTCTACAAATCAACGCTGCCAGATGGGCGAAAGGTTGCGATCAAGCGCCTTTCAGGCGACTATTCTCAGATTGAGAGGGAGTTTCAGGCCGAAGTGGAGACACTTTCAAGGGCCCAGCATGAGAACCTTGTGTTGCTGCAGGGCTACTGCAAGATCGGCAACGACAGGCTGCTGATCTACTCATACATGGAGAATGGCAGCTTGGATTACTGGCTTCACGAGAGGACGGATAGCGGCGCGCTGCTGGATTGGCAGAAGCGGCTGCGGATAGCTCAGGGTTCAGCAAGGGGGTTGGCATACCTGCACATGTCATGTGAGCCACGCATACTACACCGAGACATCAAGTCAAGCAACATCcttctggatgagaacttcgaagcccATCTAGCAGACTTCGGACTGGCGAGGCTCGTCTGCGCATACGACACCCACGTCACCACCGATGTCGTTGGGACCCTGGGCTACATTCCTCCAGAGTATGCGCAGTCGCCCATCGCGACTTACAAGGGCGACATCTACAGCTTCGGCATCGTGCTGCTGGAGCTGCTCACCGGCCGGAGGCCTGTGGACATGTGCAGGCCGAAGGGGAGCAGGGACGTCGTGTCGTGGGTGCTTCAGATGAGGAAAGAGGACAGGGAGACTGAGGTTTTCCACCCGAATGTGCATGACAAGGCAAATGAAGGCGAGCTGCTGAGGGTGCTCGAGATTGCGTGCCTCTGCGTAACCGCTGCCCCCAAGTCAAGGCCGACGTCGCAGCAGCTTGTCACCTGGCTTGACGACATTGCCGAAAACCGTAGCTTAATAATCCAGTGA